In Spirochaetaceae bacterium, one DNA window encodes the following:
- the cas3 gene encoding CRISPR-associated helicase Cas3', with amino-acid sequence MALADQIGSDEEQFHFVPEPDPNYIEQAHRLAKSAIEARLLRRRDWRRQSPAVTFADLFDHPAPRPLQTAVADAPLSWPLLVLESETGSGKTEAAALRFSTLWRAGLVDGLYFAVPTRAAAKQLQRRLDASLRRLFAPETRAETVLAIPGYLKAGTVTARRVGKFEVEWEDEPRDESTRRARWSAESSRRFLNSAAAVGTVDQVLLAALKVKWAHLRGSALSRSLLVVDEAHASDAYMMELVGALLRDHLAVGGHALLMSATLGSAARAALTDHRPRTERTELPPLAIMEAIPYPALTLAGHGAAETLGLSDSGHSKAVEMCTEPCISDADRIAELALASGRKGGKVLVVRNTVREAQAVFHAVENQGGSALTLQAADGPALHHSRFAAEDRLLLDSAVERALGKGRADGGVVVIGTQTLEQSLDIDADVLISDICPVDVLLQRIGRLHRHREAQRAAAFTTPRCTVLMPEEGLVAGLAGELLRYGLGAASDGGGIYRDLLGLEAAHRLVAEHPMWEVPAMNRMLVEQATHEEALRALAAELGGPWVEHEQQTVGFAAAERGMARRHLLDRNTPFDEALVFPDLDEKVRTRLGDDGPRIELARPEPGPFGEAVRTFNLPAHFFLRHGGGLPTKEEIEAVYVDRTSKGLVLKVAGRVFEYDRCGVHEADEPAA; translated from the coding sequence GTGGCGCTTGCGGATCAGATCGGTTCGGACGAGGAACAGTTCCACTTTGTTCCGGAGCCGGACCCCAACTACATCGAGCAAGCACATCGACTTGCCAAGAGCGCGATCGAGGCGCGCCTGTTGCGCCGGCGAGATTGGCGCCGGCAATCACCAGCCGTCACCTTCGCCGACCTGTTCGATCATCCCGCGCCGCGTCCACTGCAGACGGCGGTGGCCGACGCCCCGCTTTCTTGGCCGTTGCTGGTGCTGGAAAGTGAGACCGGATCGGGAAAGACCGAAGCCGCCGCATTGCGGTTTAGTACGCTGTGGCGTGCCGGACTCGTAGACGGACTCTACTTCGCGGTTCCGACGCGCGCGGCAGCTAAGCAATTGCAGCGCCGACTGGACGCGTCACTACGCCGATTGTTCGCGCCTGAAACTCGCGCAGAAACCGTGCTCGCCATCCCAGGTTATCTCAAGGCCGGAACCGTCACTGCCCGCCGGGTCGGGAAGTTCGAGGTCGAGTGGGAGGACGAGCCAAGGGACGAATCGACTCGGCGCGCCCGCTGGTCCGCGGAGAGCTCTCGTCGTTTCTTGAATTCCGCTGCCGCAGTGGGGACGGTTGATCAAGTCCTGCTTGCCGCGCTCAAGGTGAAGTGGGCGCACTTGCGGGGTAGTGCGCTCTCACGCAGTCTGCTTGTAGTCGATGAGGCGCATGCCAGCGACGCGTACATGATGGAGTTGGTGGGAGCGCTCCTACGCGACCACTTGGCAGTGGGCGGCCATGCCTTGTTGATGTCGGCAACGCTTGGGTCGGCCGCTCGGGCAGCATTGACCGATCATCGCCCCCGGACCGAACGGACCGAACTTCCACCACTGGCCATCATGGAAGCGATTCCCTATCCAGCGCTAACGCTGGCTGGGCACGGGGCGGCGGAGACGCTTGGCCTCTCGGACAGCGGCCATTCCAAGGCGGTTGAGATGTGCACTGAACCATGCATCAGCGACGCCGACCGGATCGCCGAACTCGCTCTCGCGTCTGGACGGAAGGGGGGCAAGGTGCTCGTGGTTCGCAACACCGTCAGGGAGGCTCAGGCGGTGTTCCACGCCGTCGAGAACCAGGGCGGTAGCGCGTTGACGCTCCAGGCAGCCGACGGGCCAGCGCTCCATCACAGTCGCTTTGCGGCGGAGGATCGGCTCCTCCTGGATAGTGCCGTCGAACGAGCGCTCGGGAAGGGACGCGCCGACGGTGGAGTGGTCGTGATCGGTACGCAGACTCTGGAGCAGTCGCTCGACATCGATGCCGACGTGCTCATCTCCGACATCTGCCCGGTGGACGTACTCCTGCAACGCATCGGACGCCTGCACCGCCACCGCGAAGCGCAGCGCGCCGCAGCGTTCACTACGCCGCGCTGCACCGTGCTGATGCCAGAGGAAGGCTTGGTTGCTGGCCTCGCCGGCGAGCTCTTGCGTTACGGGCTCGGGGCTGCCAGCGATGGCGGAGGGATCTATCGCGACCTGCTCGGACTTGAGGCGGCTCACCGCCTAGTCGCTGAACACCCGATGTGGGAGGTACCGGCCATGAACCGCATGCTGGTGGAGCAGGCCACCCATGAGGAGGCGTTGCGCGCCTTGGCCGCCGAACTCGGCGGGCCATGGGTGGAACACGAACAACAGACTGTCGGCTTCGCCGCCGCCGAGCGCGGTATGGCCCGGAGGCACCTCCTTGATCGGAACACCCCATTCGACGAAGCCCTCGTGTTTCCGGACCTCGACGAAAAGGTACGTACGCGACTCGGCGATGATGGGCCGCGCATTGAGCTTGCTAGGCCTGAACCAGGGCCGTTTGGAGAGGCCGTCCGTACGTTCAATCTTCCCGCGCATTTCTTTCTGCGG